One window from the genome of Actinoplanes teichomyceticus ATCC 31121 encodes:
- the leuS gene encoding leucine--tRNA ligase has translation MVKMSETENPFRYTAALAGEIELRWQRYWAENGTFHAPNPVGELADPDHPRAGAPKLHVQDMFPYPSGAGLHVGHPLGYIGTDCYTRYQRMAGYNVLHPMGFDAFGLPAEQYAVQTGTHPAVTTAANVERYRQQLRRLGLAYDERRSFATTDPEYYRWTQWIFLQVFNSWFDPELKKARPISELITEFETGVRPAPGTPWKDLSPQARRRLIDDHRLAYVSEAPVNWCPGLGTVLANEEVTPEGRSERGNFPVFKRSLKQWMMRITAYGDRLVEDLDTLDWPEPVKLMQRNWIGRSQGAHVDFPIDGSHIRVFTTRPDTLFGATYMVLAPEHELVESIVPAAWPEGTKDVWTGGHATPAEAVAAYRAAAAAKTEEERTADGKVKTGVFTGAYAINPVNDARVPVFIADYVLAGYGTGAIMAVPAHDERDFDFATAFDLPVVRTIEAPEGVEGAYTGDGVVINSGFLNGLGKDEAKAAIIAWLQEHDKGAGATTYRLRDWLFSRQRYWGEPFPIVYDESGLPVALPESMLPVELPDVDDFSPRTFDPDDADTEPETPLSRKKDWVQVELDLGDGPKTYTRETNTMPQWAGSCWYELRYLDPHNEQALVDPENEQYWMGPRKAGDCGGVDLYVGGVEHAVLHLLYARFWHKVLYDLGHVSSFEPFRKLFNQGYIQAYAFRDARGVIVPAEEVVERDGRWYYGDQQVTREYGKMGKSLKNVVTPDEMCEQYGADTFRVYEMAMGPLDVSRPWDTRAVVGSQRFLQRVWRLVVDEETGADRVTDEPLDPKSRKVLHRVIAGVREDMDELRFNTAIAKLIELTNTLTPLPVVSREAVEPLVLMLSPFAPHLAEELWGRLGHEGTLAYVDFPQADPAQLVADSVTYPVQVNGKVRGRVEVAPDTAEADVREAALAAVAEALAGREPKKVIVVKGRLVSVVV, from the coding sequence ATGGTGAAGATGAGCGAGACCGAGAACCCGTTCCGCTACACCGCCGCGCTGGCCGGCGAGATCGAGCTGCGCTGGCAGCGGTACTGGGCGGAGAACGGGACGTTCCACGCGCCCAACCCGGTCGGCGAGCTGGCCGACCCGGACCACCCCCGGGCCGGCGCGCCGAAACTGCACGTGCAGGACATGTTCCCGTACCCGTCGGGCGCCGGTCTGCACGTCGGGCACCCGCTGGGCTACATCGGCACCGACTGCTACACCCGCTACCAGCGGATGGCCGGTTACAACGTGCTGCACCCGATGGGCTTCGACGCGTTCGGCCTGCCGGCCGAGCAGTACGCGGTGCAGACCGGCACCCACCCCGCGGTGACCACCGCGGCGAACGTCGAGCGGTACCGGCAGCAGCTGCGCCGCCTGGGTCTGGCGTACGACGAGCGCCGCTCGTTCGCCACCACCGACCCGGAGTACTACCGCTGGACCCAGTGGATCTTCCTGCAGGTCTTCAACTCGTGGTTCGACCCGGAGCTGAAGAAGGCCCGCCCGATCAGCGAGCTGATCACCGAGTTCGAGACCGGCGTGCGCCCGGCTCCGGGCACGCCGTGGAAGGACCTGTCCCCGCAGGCGCGCCGCCGGCTGATCGACGACCACCGGCTGGCGTACGTCTCGGAGGCCCCGGTGAACTGGTGCCCGGGTCTGGGCACCGTGCTGGCCAACGAGGAGGTCACCCCGGAGGGCCGCAGCGAGCGCGGCAACTTTCCGGTCTTCAAGCGCAGCCTGAAGCAGTGGATGATGCGGATCACCGCGTACGGTGACCGGCTGGTCGAGGATCTGGACACGCTGGACTGGCCGGAGCCGGTCAAGCTGATGCAGCGCAACTGGATCGGCCGCTCGCAGGGCGCGCACGTCGACTTCCCGATCGACGGCAGCCACATCCGGGTCTTCACCACCCGGCCGGACACCCTGTTCGGCGCCACCTACATGGTCCTGGCGCCGGAGCACGAGCTGGTCGAGTCGATCGTGCCGGCCGCGTGGCCGGAGGGCACCAAGGACGTCTGGACCGGTGGCCACGCCACCCCGGCCGAGGCGGTCGCCGCCTACCGCGCCGCCGCCGCGGCCAAGACCGAGGAGGAGCGGACCGCGGACGGCAAGGTGAAGACCGGCGTCTTCACCGGGGCGTACGCGATCAACCCGGTCAACGACGCGCGCGTCCCGGTCTTCATCGCCGACTACGTGCTGGCCGGCTACGGCACCGGCGCGATCATGGCGGTGCCCGCCCACGACGAGCGCGACTTCGACTTCGCCACCGCGTTCGACCTGCCGGTGGTCCGCACCATCGAGGCTCCGGAGGGCGTCGAGGGCGCGTACACCGGCGACGGCGTGGTGATCAACTCCGGGTTCCTGAACGGCCTGGGCAAGGACGAGGCCAAGGCCGCGATCATCGCCTGGCTCCAGGAGCACGACAAGGGCGCCGGCGCCACCACCTACCGGCTGCGGGACTGGCTGTTCAGCCGGCAGCGGTACTGGGGCGAGCCGTTCCCGATCGTCTACGACGAGAGCGGGCTGCCGGTCGCGCTGCCCGAGTCGATGCTGCCGGTCGAGCTGCCCGACGTGGACGACTTCTCGCCGCGCACCTTCGACCCGGACGACGCGGACACCGAGCCGGAGACCCCGCTGTCGCGCAAGAAGGACTGGGTGCAGGTCGAGCTGGACCTGGGTGACGGACCGAAGACGTACACCCGGGAGACCAACACCATGCCGCAGTGGGCCGGCTCCTGCTGGTACGAGCTGCGCTACCTGGACCCGCACAACGAGCAGGCGCTGGTCGACCCGGAGAACGAGCAGTACTGGATGGGCCCGCGCAAGGCCGGCGATTGTGGTGGCGTCGACCTGTACGTCGGCGGCGTCGAGCACGCCGTGCTGCACCTGCTGTACGCCCGCTTCTGGCACAAGGTGCTGTACGACCTGGGGCACGTCTCGTCGTTCGAGCCGTTCCGCAAGCTGTTCAACCAGGGCTACATCCAGGCGTACGCGTTCCGTGACGCCCGTGGCGTGATCGTCCCGGCCGAGGAGGTCGTCGAGCGCGACGGTCGGTGGTACTACGGCGACCAGCAGGTCACCCGCGAGTACGGCAAGATGGGCAAGTCGCTGAAGAACGTGGTCACCCCGGACGAGATGTGCGAGCAGTACGGCGCCGACACGTTCCGGGTCTACGAGATGGCGATGGGCCCGCTGGACGTCTCCCGCCCCTGGGACACCCGCGCGGTGGTCGGCTCGCAGCGCTTCCTGCAGCGCGTCTGGCGGCTGGTGGTCGACGAGGAGACCGGCGCCGACCGGGTCACCGACGAGCCGCTGGACCCGAAGTCCCGCAAGGTGCTGCACCGGGTCATCGCCGGGGTCCGCGAGGACATGGACGAGCTGCGGTTCAACACCGCGATCGCCAAGCTGATCGAGCTGACCAACACGCTGACCCCGCTGCCTGTCGTGTCGCGGGAGGCGGTCGAGCCGCTGGTGCTGATGCTGTCGCCGTTCGCCCCGCACCTGGCCGAGGAGCTGTGGGGCCGGCTGGGCCACGAGGGGACGCTGGCGTACGTCGACTTCCCGCAGGCCGACCCGGCCCAGCTGGTGGCCGACTCGGTCACCTACCCGGTGCAGGTCAACGGCAAGGTCCGCGGCCGGGTCGAGGTCGCCCCGGACACCGCGGAGGCCGACGTGCGCGAGGCCGCGCTGGCCGCCGTCGCCGAGGCGCTGGCCGGTCGCGAGCCCAAGAAGGTGATCGTGGTCAAGGGCCGGCTGGTCAGCGTCGTCGTCTGA